One Cyanobacteria bacterium GSL.Bin1 genomic window carries:
- a CDS encoding DUF4079 family protein gives MDLPSFLWLWKIAAWSMGLAVMAYGILAGTGIGMSYFRAQKSPRPKWLRPLHYTIGIILVSLVLLLLTIGIVGTLGHFGNLGHSPHLIAGITVVGLVLLSAVSATQISPKRPWARPLHVTTNAVLFFALAYVSWTGWSVVQKYLN, from the coding sequence TTGGATTTACCCTCGTTTCTCTGGTTGTGGAAGATCGCTGCTTGGTCAATGGGCTTGGCTGTAATGGCTTATGGTATTTTAGCGGGGACTGGCATCGGAATGTCCTATTTCCGCGCTCAAAAATCACCCCGTCCTAAATGGTTGCGTCCATTACACTACACGATTGGCATCATTTTAGTCAGCTTAGTTCTGCTGCTACTCACCATTGGTATCGTGGGCACTTTAGGACATTTCGGAAACCTGGGGCATTCTCCCCATTTAATTGCCGGAATTACAGTGGTGGGCTTGGTGCTATTATCAGCAGTTAGTGCGACTCAAATTAGCCCAAAACGCCCGTGGGCAAGGCCGCTTCACGTTACAACCAATGCCGTCTTATTTTTTGCGCTGGCTTATGTGTCTTGGACGGGATGGAGTGTTGTCCAGAAATATTTAAATTGA